In the Quercus lobata isolate SW786 chromosome 5, ValleyOak3.0 Primary Assembly, whole genome shotgun sequence genome, one interval contains:
- the LOC115992505 gene encoding pentatricopeptide repeat-containing protein At1g52640, mitochondrial, producing MATTRSLYLSSKPKILHTLFHFRLKPKPQNIHPFSSQASQLSLVPDPSSPHLVNEISRILSDHRNPHNDLELSLNTFSNQISTNMVEQVLKRCKNLGFSAHRFFLWAKRIPGFEHSVISYQILVDILGSSKQFAILWDFLIEMRDSQCVGISSEVFWLVFRAYGRANLPEDAVRAFNRMVEFGIKPGIHDLNQLLYVLCKRKHVRHAQQFFDKVKIGFEPNAKTYSILMRGWGDIGDSNEARKLFDEMLERGCKVDVLAYTSLLEALCKAGNVDEANKIFREMGSNGVDADASTYSIFIRAYCEANDMHSAFRVLDRMRRYELLPNVYTYNCIIKKLCKNDRVDEAYQLLDEMIERGVWPDTWSYNALQAYHCDHSEVNRALKLISRMEKDNCMPDRHTYNMVLKLLIRIGRFDRATEVWESMGERRFYPSVSTYAVMIHGLCKKKGKLEEACKYFEMMVDEGIPPYTSTIELLRNRILELGFLDQIEILANKMERSTSCSIQELANMIRGDKTNKTSRSEETDLESD from the coding sequence ATGGCCACAACTAGGTCTCTGTATCTGTCCTCTAAACCCAAAATCTTACACACTCTCTTCCACTTTCGTCTCAAACCCAAGCCCCAAAATATCCACCCTTTCTCTTCCCAAGCCTCACAACTCTCATTAGTGCCGGACCCATCATCACCACACCTCGTTAACGAAATCTCTCGCATACTCAGTGATCACCGGAACCCCCATAATGATTTAGAACTTTCTCTCAACActttttcaaatcaaatatCCACAAACATGGTCGAGCAAGTGTTGAAGAGGTGCAAAAATCTTGGGTTCTCAGCTCACAGGTTCTTTCTTTGGGCTAAAAGAATTCCGGGTTTTGAGCATAGTGTTATTAGCTATCAGATTTTGGTTGATATCTTGGGAAGTAGTAAGCAGTTTGCTATATTATGGGATTTCCTAATAGAAATGAGAGACTCTCAATGTGTTGGGATTAGCTCTGAAGTTTTCTGGCTTGTTTTTAGAGCTTACGGTAGAGCTAATCTTCCTGAGGATGCGGTTCGAGCTTTCAATCGAATGGTTGAGTTTGGTATCAAGCCGGGAATTCATGATCTTAATCAGCTTTTGTATGTGTTATGCAAAAGGAAGCATGTAAGACATGCTCaacaattttttgataaagtgAAGATTGGGTTCGAGCCGAATGCAAAAACTTATAGTATTTTGATGAGGGGGTGGGGGGATATTGGTGACTCAAATGAGGCACGTAagttgtttgatgaaatgcttgAACGAGGATGTAAGGTGGACGTGTTAGCATATACTAGTTTGTTGGAGGCTTTGTGCAAAGCTGGGAATGTGGATGAAGCGAATAAGATCTTCCGGGAAATGGGGTCTAATGGAGTTGATGCTGATGCTTCTACTTACTCGATTTTCATCCGCGCATATTGTGAAGCAAATGATATGCATTCAGCCTTTAGGGTGCTTGATCGAATGAGAAGATATGAGCTTTTGCCTAATGTTTATACTTACAATTGTATTATCAAGAAGCTTTGTAAAAATGATAGGGTGGATGAGGCTTACCAACTTCTAGATGAGATGATTGAGCGGGGAGTTTGGCCGGATACATGGAGTTACAATGCTTTGCAAGCTTACCACTGCGATCATTCTGAGGTGAATAGGGCTCTTAAATTGATTTCTAGAATGGAGAAAGATAATTGCATGCCAGACCGACATACCTATAATATGGTGCTCAAATTGCTTATCAGGATAGGAAGATTTGATAGGGCAACTGAAGTTTGGGAGAGTATGGGGGAGCGAAGATTTTATCCTTCCGTGTCAACATATGCTGTCATGATTCATGGTCTATGCAAGAAGAAAGGTAAACTAGAGGAGGCATGTAAGTACTTTGAGATGATGGTTGATGAAGGAATACCGCCATATACTTCTACCATTGAGTTATTGAGGAACCGCATATTAGAGCTAGGTTTCTTGGACCAGATTGAGATACTTGCAAATAAGATGGAGAGAAGCACTTCTTGTTCAATTCAGGAGCTGGCAAACATGATAAGAGGTGATAAGACAAATAAGACTTCAAGAAGTGAAGAAACAGATCTGGAAAGTGATTAA